A region from the Aegilops tauschii subsp. strangulata cultivar AL8/78 chromosome 5, Aet v6.0, whole genome shotgun sequence genome encodes:
- the LOC120964957 gene encoding uncharacterized protein: MDEHDDGQENNEHDDGEENNSEISNEDYISQLISECHNAYDYYGESDAETGLDVESLAASDSGESQSSVIMSEVTEVEGKKNVQDTASADDKRDMFMQIIQMTFTSHEAAYDFYNSYARDNGFSIRKNRVRYSKTESRHMRYRRFVCSFQTRKT, translated from the exons ATGGATGAACATGATGATGGTCAGGAAAACAATGAGCATGATGATGGTGAGGAAAACAACTCGGAGATCTCGAATGAAGATTACATTAGTCAG CTCATTTCCGAATGTCATAATGCGTACGACTATTACGGTGAATCCGACGCGGAGACAGGCCTTGATGTCGAATCATTAGCTGCATCTGATTCTGGGGAGTCGCAATCGTCGGTCATCATGAGTGAG GTGACAGAAGTTGAGGGGAAAAAGAATGTCCAAGATACTGCTAGTGCAGATGATAAGAGGGATATGTTCATGCAGATAATACAAATGACTTTTACGTCTCACGAGGCTGCGTATGATTTCTACAACAGCTATGCTAGAGATAATGGTTTCAGCATTAGAAAGAATAGGGTCAGGTATAGCAAAACCGAGTCACGTCATATGCGTTATAGGCGGTTTGTTTGTTCGTTCCAGACAAGGAAAACGTGA
- the LOC141023053 gene encoding uncharacterized protein codes for MVEIFDPSKGRFIVQDLVGEVSLGAVDVECILALENHGLSAEGILGEEGEDVKDRVPPQFLSKTTGNIVIDDLIVDITKNKSADDDFLRRVVLVLLGTVFAPMSSKTVPKQYYALVDDVKRISKINWNAFTLRVLLDCLRNVRKGKHLRQRPRGNLALLQYLYWEKIEDNITKEYRAQERKVPKPEKPKMKPAVGAAKKSKLASNADEMMNLIMKRCMDYIRSQMKEIPEQVAERLLEKLNQNGVMYKPAAAAASGNNDADLEVDSFENGPPEKKEFVYKDDSDGLEPVIDLTQPDEPVVNQNNDDEEKIPAKLNVDKTTKPTDECGATPENPWIVGNSPRAESSDIDISASSIDRMVGKSKGKKSAATAKEDDVISGKRRWTVPKKFESPFKLDKPSKRSARALFSDNDMEGSVKDDLTPKLIDAVVAFVEAAARSEKNMTKRVYYNERGTSVTVESIRHVLEHTWLADDIIDAYQTHLALRVGHDRHLCPAWRSKYLVDRAKARDNPKPSKYNMDSVLSRAGAVRRVLDEYTVRDKSFIPLNVGNTHWITVVMHNRKKEFRVFDSLYPLEFSLDTVKALRLAIAIDMEEANRITPGKYPDVTKWPIIPQIDMPLQEDGNSCGLFVIEVMEHWDGDRWTADFTQGTVNARGRRLIAELVLSPTNTLECVKNKIRDIAKKSKA; via the exons ATGGTTGAGATATTTGATCCTAGCAAGGGCAGATTCATTGTACAAGACTTGGTTGGCGAAGTGTCTCTCGGTGCCGTGGATGTTGAGTGCATCTTGGCCTTGGAGAACCACGGACTGTCGGCAGAAGGTATTCTCGGTGAGGAAGGTGAGGATGTTAAAGATCGAGTGCCGCCTCAATTCCTGAGCAAGACCACAGGTAACATAGTCATCGATGATCTGATTGTGGACATCACAAAAAATAAATCTGCCGACGACGATTTCCTTCGGAGAGTTGTCCTCGTGTTGCTTGGAACAGTTTTTGCTCCCATGTCGAGCAAGACTGTACCAAAGCAATATTACGCATTGGTGGACGATGTGAAGCGTATATCCAAGATTAATTGGAATGCATTCACCCTCCGGGTTCTGCTGGACTGCCTTCGCAACGTGAGGAAAGGCAAACACCTCCGCCAACGGCCGAGAGGGAACTTAGCTCTCCTGCAG TACCTGTACTGGGAGAAG ATTGAAGACAACATAACCAAGGAGTATAGGGCGCAGGAGCGCAAAGTACCCAAACCAGAAAAGCCAAAAATGAAGCCCGCCGTTGGTGCAGCAAAGAAGTCCAAGTTAGCCTCAAACGCGGACGAGATGATGAACCTCATCATGAAGCGGTGTATGGATTACATACGCAGCCAAATGAAGGAAATACCAGAACAAGTAGCCGAG AGATTGTTAGAGAAGTTGAACCAAAATGGTGTGATGTACAAGCCAGCGGCTGCTGCGGCTTCCGGCAACAACGATGCCGACCTAGAAGTGGATTCCTTTGAGAATGGTCCGCCAGAAAAAAAAGAATTCGTGTACAAGGATGACTCTGACGGTCTAGAGCCGGTGATTGATTTGACACAGCCTGACGAGCCTGTTGTAAACCAGAACAACGATGATGAGGAA AAAATACCTGCCAAGTTAAATGTTGACAAGACAACGAAGCCTACTGATGAGTGCGGCGCAACACCGGAGAACCCTTGGATTGTAGGTAATTCTCCTCGAGCAGAATCGTCCGACATTGACATTTCTGCAAGTTCTATCGACAGGATGGTGGGTAAGAGCAAGGGGAAAAAGTCTGCAGCAACCGCAAAAGAAGACGATGTTATATCCGGGAAGCGCCGATGGACTGTTCCcaagaaatttgaatcccccTTTAAACTTGACAAGCCCAGCAAGCGAAGCGCTCGCG CTCTGTTTAGTGACAATGACATGGAAGGCTCTGTTAAGGACGATTTGACACCGAAACTCATCGAtgctgttgttgcttttgtgGAGGCAGCTGCTCGGTCTGAGAAGAATATGACAAAAAGAGTTTACTACAATGAACGTGGCACCTCTGTGACTGTGGAGAGTATACGACATGTACTTGAGCATACATGGCTGGCGGATGAC ATTATCGATGCTTATCAGACACATTTGGCTCTGCGCGTTGGTCATGATCGGCACCTCTGTCCAGCCTGGAGGTCCAAATACCTTGTTGATCGTGCTAAGGCACGAGACAACCCTAAACCGTCGAAATACAACATGGATAGTGTGCTGAGCAGAGCTGGAGCAGTACGTAGGGTTCTGGACGAGTATACCGTCCGTGATAAG TCGTTTATCCCGTTGAACGTCGGCAATACACACTGGATCACCGTGGTGATGCACAACCGCAAGAAAGAATTCCGAGTTTTTGATTCGCTCTATCCTCTCGAGTTCTCTCTCGACACTGTGAAAGCACTG CGACTAGCAATAGCAATTGATATGGAAGAGGCAAACCGTATTACACCTGGCAAATATCCAGACGTCACTAAGTGGCCTATCATACCTCAGATCGACATGCCACTACAAGAGGACGG GAACTCTTGTGGCCTTTTTGTGATTGAAGTTATGGAGCATTGGGACGGGGATCGATGGACCGCCGATTTTACCCAG GGCACGGTTAATGCAAGGGGAAGGCGTCTCATCGCCGAGTTGGTTCTCTCACCTACCAACACGCTCGAATGTGTGAAGAACAAAATCCGCGACATCGCAAAGAAAAGCAAGGCGTGA